A part of Brassica rapa cultivar Chiifu-401-42 chromosome A05, CAAS_Brap_v3.01, whole genome shotgun sequence genomic DNA contains:
- the LOC103867939 gene encoding uncharacterized protein LOC103867939, whose translation MANHQLMMMMAEENLEEHHFVEPRQNNELFPPPPPAHGYKFAFQPLQATDLQIGVSRDQNEVWNHSGEIHEEQQSLEGKDEVDSQEIRDGSYDNAYDITFPDNDDDSEEASENDKLALVVSEDLNDSLQLGVGHCMNTSLSQQLELAPPPIVQCRSLAPSPEHNLEVGMEFSDVLACRRALRDAAIASRFEMQTVKSDKTRFTAKCASVGCPWRIHCARLPGVPTFSIRTIHGSHTCGGILHLGHHQASVEWVAEAVKETLRENPHCKPKEILEEIHQVHGITLSYKQAWRGKERVMATVRGSFEEDYRLLPRYCDEIRRTNPRSIAVVNGHPDDGSFQQLFISFHASISGFLNACRPLIALDKIVLKSKYLGTLLLATAFDGDGAMFPLAFAIVSEENDGSSWHWFLSELRQLLETNTGNMPKLTILSNREPSLVDGVGVSFPTAFHGFCIHHLVESFIKEFNSDSVLVNLFWEAAKCTTEFEFHAKVHEMLLVSQEAAMWVSNIPPSLWATYCFDGTRFGHLNVNVTESINGWIQEASGLPIIQMMECIRRQLMTLFTERRETSVQWSSILVPSAERLVLEAIEQSRAYQVHKANEAQFEVMTGEATLLVDIRCRSCMCRGWDLYGLPCSHAVAALLSCRQDVFKFTEGYFTVANYRRIYAETIHPVPDKTMWKKTESGEDGDEVMITPPRVLRQQPRPRKRRVQVEDRGRQKRAVRCSRCNQPGHFRTTCTAPT comes from the coding sequence ATGGCAAATCACcagctgatgatgatgatggcggAGGAGAATCTCGAGGAGCATCATTTTGTGGAACCTAGACAGAACAATGAACTGTTTCCTCCTCCACCTCCTGCTCACGGCTACAAGTTTGCTTTCCAACCGCTACAAGCAACTGACCTTCAGATTGGTGTTTCACGTGATCAAAACGAGGTCTGGAACCACAGTGGAGAGATACACGAAGAACAACAGTCTCTCGAGGGTAAAGATGAGGTTGATtctcaggagatccgagatggaagcTATGACAATGCTTATGACATCACATTTCCTGATAACGATGATGACTCCGAGGAAGCTTCGGAGAATGATAAACTAGCTTTAGTAGTTTCCGAGGATCTCAATGATAGCTTACAGTTAGGGGTGGGTCACTGCATGAATACAAGCCTTTCTCAGCAGCTAGAGTTGGCTCCTCCTCCTATTGTTCAGTGCAGGTCTCTGGCTCCATCTCCTGAGCATAATTTGGAAGTTGGTATGGAGTTTTCAGATGTTCTTGCTTGTAGGAGAGCGTTGAGAGATGCAGCAATCGCCTCGCGGTTCGAGATGCAGACGGTTAAATCTGATAAAACTCGCTTCACTGCTAAATGCGCTAGCGTGGGCTGCCCTTGGAGGATTCACTGCGCCAGGCTTCCCGGTGTGCCAACGTTTTCGATAAGGACTATCCACGGGAGCCACACGTGCGGTGGTATCTTGCACCTCGGTCACCATCAGGCTTCGGTTGAGTGGGTTGCCGAGGCTGTGAAAGAGACGCTGAGAGAGAACCCTCATTGCAAACCTAAGGAGATACTTGAGGAGATTCATCAGGTCCATGGGATTACACTGTCGTATAAGCAAGCGTGGAGAGGGAAGGAGCGTGTGATGGCTACTGTCCGCGGTTCGTTCGAAGAAGATTACCGTCTTCTCCCTCGGTATTGCGATGAGATTAGAAGAACTAATCCTAGGAGCATCGCTGTGGTTAACGGACACCCTGATGATGGGAGCTTCCAGCAGCTGTTCATCTCTTTTCATGCATCCATCTCTGGCTTCCTCAACGCGTGTCGTCCTCTCATTGCATTGGACAAGATTGTTTTGAAGAGCAAGTATCTAGGGACGCTGCTGCTCGCCACGGCCTTCGATGGAGATGGAGCAATGTTTCCTTTAGCTTTTGCGATTGTTAGCGAGGAGAACGATGGTAGTAGCTGGCACTGGTTCCTCTCGGAGCTGCGTCAGCTGCTTGAAACGAACACGGGTAACATGCCGAAGCTCACGATTTTATCTAACAGAGAACCGTCCCTTGTTGACGGAGTAGGAGTTAGTTTCCCAACGGCGTTTCACGGCTTCTGCATCCATCACCTCGTGGAGTCTTTCATCAAGGAGTTTAACAGCGACTCTGTTCTCGTGAACCTCTTTTGGGAAGCGGCGAAATGCACCACCGAGTTTGAGTTTCACGCAAAGGTTCACGAGATGCTGCTGGTGTCCCAGGAAGCTGCCATGTGGGTCAGTAACATCCCTCCCTCTTTGTGGGCCACGTACTGCTTTGATGGAACCAGGTTTGGTCATCTGAATGTGAATGTTACCGAGTCGATCAACGGTTGGATTCAAGAAGCTTCGGGTCTTCCTATAATCCAGATGATGGAGTGTATCCGTCGCCAGCTGATGACTTTGTTCACCGAACGCCGTGAAACAAGCGTGCAGTGGTCGAGTATACTAGTTCCATCTGCTGAGAGACTGGTCCTCGAGGCGATAGAACAGTCTCGTGCCTACCAAGTTCACAAGGCTAACGAGGCGCAGTTCGAGGTCATGACCGGTGAAGCAACGTTGTTAGTGGATATTAGATGCCGTTCATGTATGTGCCGCGGATGGGATCTATACGGTTTGCCTTGTAGCCACGCGGTTGCAGCGCTCCTCTCTTGCAGACAGGACGTTTTCAAGTTCACAGAGGGTTACTTCACTGTGGCGAATTACAGGAGAATTTACGCGGAGACCATACATCCAGTTCCAGACAAGACCATGTGGAAGAAAACAGAAAGTGGTGAGGATGGTGATGAGGTTATGATAACGCCACCGAGGGTGTTGAGACAACAGCCACGGCCGAGGAAGAGGAGAGTTCAAGTAGAGGACCGTGGACGTCAAAAGCGGGCGGTTCGATGTAGTAGGTGTAATCAGCCTGGCCATTTCAGAACAACTTGCACAGCTCCTacataa
- the LOC103867941 gene encoding uncharacterized protein LOC103867941: protein MPLDETKSVHMSDRSMCVSEFNSNTTAFTQIFLISTIGLLLAVSLLYRLRKLRYSKIIPRLRVSHKHKGHEKLERFSHYVVRQMGFKDRRECPHLCKLASEYIRKSGCCEEDIYSFFSEEPDADSLFIKLVEEFERCILSYFAYHWSHADLMISQILSADAEPKKKLKHIVMAATREQRFERVTKNLKVARVFNTLVEEMKAMGIAPVDDSECTEVMAPVAHKDRSPVLLLMGGGMGAGKSTVLKEILKEPFWAGADAVVIEADAFKESDVIYRALSSRGHVDMVKTAEFVHQSSTDAASSLLVTALNEGRDVIMDGTLSWVPFVVQTITMARNVHRHRYRMGAGYKVGENGDVIENYWERIGERQQLQEDGRERKPYRIELVGIVCDAYLAVIRGIRRAIMCRRAVRVRSQLRSHKRFADAFLTYCNIVDNARLYCTNALEGSPKLIGWKEKEKTLLVDPEEIDCLKNVGRLNEDAESIYELYSRPNPACEAGSIWKDIVLSPSRFNVQQELKYSIQKVERFKQYLQESPR from the exons ATGCCTCTTGATGAAACCAAATCCGTTCATATGTCAGACAGATCAATGTGTGTTTCAGAGTTTAACAGCAACACGACGGCCTTCACACAGATTTTCTTAATCTCAACCATTGGCTTGCTATTAGCCGTCTCACTGCTTTACCGTCTAAGGAAGCTACGTTACTCCAAGATCATCCCTCGTCTCAGAGTGTCTCACAAACACAAAGGCCATGAGAAGCTCGAGAGATTCTCTCACTACGTTG TGAGGCAGATGGGATTCAAGGACAGGAGAGAATGTCCTCATCTCTGCAAATTAGCTAGTGAGTACATAAGAAAATCAGGTTGCTGCGAGGAAGACATCTACAGCTTCTTCTCTGAAGAGCCTGATGCTGATTCTCTCTTCATTAAACTCGTTGAGGAGTTTGAGAGATGTATTCTCAGTTACTTTGCTTACCACTGGAGCCATGCCGATCTCATGATCAGTCAG ATACTTAGCGCCGATGCTGAGCCTAAGAAGAAGCTCAAGCACATTGTCATGGCAGCAACGAG GGAACAGAGGTTTGAGAGGGTGACTAAGAATCTAAAAGTAGCAAGAGTGTTTAACACATTGGTAGAGGAAATGAAAGCAATGGGGATTGCACCTGTTGACGACTCGGAATGTACAGAAGTGATGGCTCCAGTTGCACACAAAGACAGAAGCCCGGTTCTACTCCTCATGGGAGGTGGTATGGGCGCAGGAAAGAGCACTGTTCTTAAAGAGATTCTCAAAGA ACCATTTTGGGCAGGAGCAGATGCTGTGGTTATCGAAGCCGATGCTTTCAAAGAATCTGATGTGATATATAGAGCTCTAAGCTCCAGAGGCCATGTTGATATGGTCAAGACTGCTGAATTT GTTCACCAATCATCAACAGATGCAGCATCGTCGCTGCTAGTTACAGCTCTCAATGAAGGGAGAGACGTGATAATGGATGGAACACTCTCTTGGGTACCATTTGTAGTCCAAACCATAACCATGGCGAGGAATGTGCATCGCCATCGCTACAGAATGGGAGCAGGCTACAAGGTTGGTGAAAACGGAGATGTTATAGAGAACTATTGGGAGCGCATAGGGGAAAGACAACAGCTGCAAGAAGATGGAAGGGAGAGAAAGCCATACAGGATAGAGTTAGTTGGAATTGTATGTGATGCCTATTTAGCTGTGATCCGAGGCATTAG GAGAGCAATAATGTGTAGAAGAGCGGTGAGGGTGAGATCTCAGCTGAGATCTCACAAGAGGTTTGCGGATGCGTTTCTTACTTATTGCAACATAGTTGACAATGCAAGGCTTTACTGCACCAATGCTCTTGAAGGATCTCCAAAG CTGATAGGAtggaaagaaaaggaaaagacaTTGCTAGTGGATCCAGAGGAGATAGACTGTTTGAAGAATGTAGGGAGGTTGAACGAGGATGCGGAATCTATTTATGAGCTGTACAGTAGACCAAACCCTGCTTGTGAAGCTGGATCGATATGGAAAGACATTGTTCTTTCTCCTTCCAGGTTCAATGTTCAACAGGAGCTCAAATACTCAATTCAGAAAGTGGAAAGATTCAAACAATATCTCCAAGAATCACCAAGATGA
- the LOC103867940 gene encoding histone H1.2, protein MSTEEETKVVVESGDAEAAVTEKKPAAKGGAKAKKTPAKKKPAAAPRKRTTSSHPPYEEMIKDAIVTLKERTGSSQYAIQKFIEEKQKSLPPTFRKLLLVNLRRLVASGKLVKVKASFKIPSAAKPAATTKPVNKKPAAAVTKPKGKAPAKAKPAAKGAKKPAAAAKPKAKTTATTKAAAKPKPKTKSVAAVSKTKAVAAKPKAKERPAKASRTSTRTSPGKKAAAPAKKAAAATKKARAKSVKVKSPAKRASTRKK, encoded by the exons ATGTCGACGGAGGAAGAAACCAAGGTGGTCGTCGAGTCAGGAGACGCCGAAGCGGCGGTGACGGAGAAGAAGCCTGCTGCGAAAGGCGGCGCTAAAGCTAAGAAGACGCCGGCGAAGAAGAAGCCTGCTGCTGCTCCGAGGAAGAGAACCACTTCGTCTCACCCTCCTTACGAAGAG ATGATCAAAGACGCGATCGTGACGCTGAAGGAGAGAACCGGATCTAGCCAATACGCGATTCAGAAGTTCATCGAGGAGAAGCAGAAGTCGCTTCCTCCAACTTTCAGGAAGCTTCTCCTCGTCAATCTCAGGAGACTCGTCGCTTCCGGGAAGCTAGTCAAAGTCAAAGCCTCTTTCAAGATTCCGTCTGCGGCTAAACCGGCGGCTACGACTAAACCGGTTAACAAGAAACCAGCTGCTGCTGTTACTAAACCGAAGGGTAAAGCTCCTGCTAAGGCCAAACCGGCTGCTAAAGGAGCCAAGAAACCTGCTGCTGCTGCTAAGCCTAAGGCAAAGACAACAGCAACAACTAAAGCCGCTGCGAAGCCCAAACCTAAGACGAAGAGTGTAGCTGCTGTTTCGAAGACCAAGGCGGTTGCTGCGAAGCCTAAGGCGAAGGAGAGACCTGCTAAAGCGTCGAGGACTTCGACTAGGACGTCTCCAGGGAAGAAGGCTGCAGCTCCTGCTAAGAAAGCTGCTGCTGCGACTAAGAAGGCTCGGGCTAAGAGTGTGAAGGTTAAGTCTCCAGCGAAGAGGGCTTCGACGAGGAAGAAGTGA
- the LOC117133975 gene encoding uncharacterized protein LOC117133975 → MPDGYGVSHNWHKKSIFWELPYWKDLLLRHNLDVMHIEKNFFENIMNTFLNVPEKTKDNKKSRMDLPNICSRSELHIKSNGNVSVPIFRLSSAAKTTLFDWVASEVKFPDGYVSNMSRCIERGQKFSGMKSHDCHVFMQRLLPFAFAELLPANVHEALAAIGAFFRDLSTRTFKEEVIEQLHQNIPIILCNLEKIFPPSFFDVMEHLVVYLPYEALLRGPVHNGWMYPYERQIKHLKGKARNLAKVEGSIVAGSLTAETFNFTSYYFAPTVRTRKRVPRRYDDGGVPTSYPIDGVPDIFCEIGRFGGKTKEVWWSCEEDKHSAHTYILLNCEDAMTRYFERMFVSQVEEAIRRISATDVDTRKDKHFVKWLKSQVIYLILLY, encoded by the exons ATGCCTGATGGGTATGGTGTATCTCACAATTGGcataagaagagtatattttgggagctaccctattggaaggatcttctcttACGCCACAATCtggatgtcatgcatatcgagaagaacttttttgagaacatcatgaatacatttcTTAACGTCCCTGAGaagacaaaagataacaaaaagtcAAGGATGGACTTACCtaatatttgctcaagaagtgaGTTACATATCAAGAGCAATGGAAACGTTTCTGTTCCCATCTTCCGGTTGTCATCAGCAGCCAAAACAACCTTGTTTGACTGGGTTGCATCGGAAGTTAAGTTTCCTGAtggttatgtttcaaatatgtcAAGATGTATTGAACGAGGTCAAAAGTTCTCCGGAATgaaaagtcatgattgtcatgtgtttatgcaacgactgcttccatttgcttttgccgagctccttccagcaaatGTCcacgaagcacttgcag ccATCGGAGCATTTTTCAGAGATCTTAGCACACGTACGTTCAAAGAAGAAGTCATCGAACAACTTCATCAGAACATTCCGATCATATTGTGCAacctggagaagatatttcctccttcattttttgacgtcatggagcatctagttgTCTACCTAccgtatgaagcattgcttcgtggacctgttcacaacggatggatgtatccgtATGAGCGACAGATAAAACATTTGAAGGGGAAAGCAAGAAATCTTGCAAAGGTAGAAGGTTCAATAGTTGCGGGGAGTTTGACAGCCGAAACATTTAACTTCACATCATACTACTTTGCTCCAACTGTTCGTACGAGAAAAAGAGTTCCTaggagatatgatgatggtggagtacCGACATCATATCCAATTGATGGTGTTCCTGACATTTTCTGCGAAATTGGACGGTTTGGTGGTAAAACGAAAGAAGTATGGTGGTCATGTgaagaagataaacatagtGCCCACACTTATATTCTGCTCAACTGCGAGGATGCAATGACCCGTTACTTTGAAag GATGTTTGTATCTCAAGTTGAAGAAGCAATACGAAGAATATCTGCAACTGATGTGGATACACGTAAAGATAAGCACTTTGTCAAGTGGTTAAAATCACAGGTAATATATCTCatactattatattaa
- the LOC103867942 gene encoding uncharacterized protein LOC103867942 yields the protein MTIDPPHLSSGSMISISLCSLLLRLFIHPSTSLFPQIEKIHTFIMGKQTAILTGKASSPLLFRHVSPGLGDSTMQFRLLHHWEARKNVKGGPDILLGIEMLMIDEEMLLATLSWLMASLSMSARF from the exons ATGACTATTGACCCTCCACATCTCTCCTCCGGCTCGATGATATCTATCTCTTTGTGTTCTCTTCTTCTCAGACTATTTATACATCCTTCCACATCACTCTTTCCTCAGATCGAAAAAATCCATACCTTCATCATGGGCAAACAAACCGCAATCCTCACCGGCAAAGCTTCTTCCCCTCTCCTCTTCCGACATGTTTCACCAGGGCTAGGAGATTCCACCATGCAGTTTAGGCTTCTTCATCACTGGGAAGCTCGCAAGAATGTGAAAGGAGGACCTGACATccttcttgggattgagatgcTTATGATCGATGAAGAG ATGTTGTTAGCCACCTTAAGCTGGTTGATGGCCAGCCTCTCCATGAGCGCCCGGTTTTGA